TTTGGCTCGGATCTTTATCCCAACAATAGAACATAATGTTGTAGATCTCTCTTCTGCAATGTTCAGGCTTATCTAATCTGTAACCGTCTCGCACCTATAAAAAAtcccaataatattttttcattccaTTTCAACGTTAATAGGTCCATACCTTTCTCATTACTTCAGCTGCGGATAAACCAGGATACGGAGTACTACCGAGAGTAACAATTTCCCAAATCAGTACGCCGAAACTCCACACATCCGACTTTACTGAAAATATGTTATCGTAGAGCGATTCTGGAGCCATCCATCTGATAGGTAATCGACCTAAAATTAAgaggttaaaaaattaaaacacaatgtaaaatataataataattataagttttttaaaaggaaatcaACCACTTTCAACTTAGTTATGTACTGGGATTATTTGTTGAGTGTCTTCGGGAACTGTCTACAACTGGATTCCGCCTACATGGATTTCTCAAAAGGATTTAAGAGAGCTTGGTACCAAAGCTAAGGCTTTGGGACTAAGTAATTACATAATTTCTTCATTCATATCCCTTCAAACAACGATTGTTTTCATATGTTTATGGTCATgttatacttaaaattattaatgggaTGATCGatgtaaattaaacatatatcgAAGAATTCTATGAAATAAGCAAATATTCAGCAGGTATTACTGTTCATTAACTCAAATCAAAAAGCCTTCGGTGACTTGTCACTGCTCTCATGCTCTCATCTTAATACCTAATTAAGGAGATTGATATGATGATAGAGTAACTCTTaatgtgatattttaaatagttgtatTAAATTGTGCCTTTGCTGCTAGCTGGTATCTAAATTATACCAGCAAGTTCTTGTACTAAAGGATGATGTGAAACACATCAAAAGTCGATTGCATCTTAGAATATTCCAACTGAATCCAATTACTATagcaatttaaatgaaaaataaattaccttCGCTTTTCCTCTCGTAAACATGCGAACTAATGACGTCCCTTGCGAACCCGAAATCTGCTACTTTGCAATTATGGTCTTCGGTAATGAGAATATTTCGAGCAGCCAAATCTCGATGgattatctacaaaaaaaaatggagtTTATGTTAAAACTAGAGACATATTTgactataattttataaagtacTTACTCCATTTGCGGATAAAAATTCCATGCCTTTAGCCACTTGATGGCAAAACGACGTCAAATCTCTTGACGTCAGAGTTTTGCTCTTTCCATGCATGTTATTATAATACCTCTCTGCTCTAGAGTTCCTTAGATAACTTTGTAATTTCCCATTGGTTATATACTCCATTATAAGGAATATCGGAGCTTTTTCCGTGCAACAACCTAGCAATTTAACCACGTTAGGATGCGGTTCAAGCATTTTCATGACGCCCAACTCGGATACCAGGTCGCTCTTTTCTTTTTCGTTTGCATtttcttttaaggtttttaCAGCTACTATTGTTGGACCAGCATCTTTTCCtataaaaatgtactaaaattCAACTTCCTAGTTGTTTATAGAAGATTTACCTTCTAAATCCATCGCCTCACATTTCCACACCTGACCAAACGCTCCCTCTCCAAGGATGTTAAAGAACTTTAACCTGTGTCTAGGAAATTCCCAGCTGTCATGTTTCTTAAGTCCATCCTCACCACTGTTAATCTTATAAAAGATAAcatttcatataaataattattttttatattaattttttagtttaccTCTGAGGGTGCCGAGGCACCTTCTCCCCTCCAGGGTTCATACCGATTACTAAACGCTCTTGGTCCTCTCCATTCATGCATATTTATACTGCCTTCTTCTCTCAGTGTAATTCCATTGGGGTCTTTTCTCTAAATAATCATTCATGTAAAAAAGTAGACttgagtaaaaattaaaattaacttacaaTTTCATCTgatttatgtttctttttcttgaagtatagtttttttctaaatatgagAGCAATCACTCCGACGGTGAAGAATACAGCACACACCGATATAATAGAGACTACGGTGCTGGCAAGTTCTGGTTGCTTGAAGTGTTGATCGGTTGCCAAtaattcattttcatttgtaCTTACTTCGATATCCTATGAAAACAGAAATAGTTACAAGATATTTTTAACGGATAGCAATTCAGTACAAGACATAACATTTTGGCCTTGGAAATAATCACAAATTACGATTAAattgacttatttttaaaattatgaataaatgttaatattacGAAAGTTGAGCaagtgtatatatattttagtaaGTAAGTAATGTATCTGATTGTGTTTGTCAAGTTGCAGGTCATGCAGTTAAATTTCAGCTCCTAAATCTGATGTAATTTCTTCTTATCCCAGTTGTAACTTTATTGTGCGAATAAGTATTATTGTG
The genomic region above belongs to Anthonomus grandis grandis chromosome 6, icAntGran1.3, whole genome shotgun sequence and contains:
- the LOC126737723 gene encoding tyrosine kinase receptor Cad96Ca, yielding MNWKSWTGLLSFAYLIAQGVCQLAENTPPYMWMERNWQIPDNEIVGSRIALVHAKDNENDPLTFGLEPKVMNYESDEPPPPLPFWIDPVSGAVYLNESLKDKGGTNIFLYVTLTDGYHHVKNEVYVNILNSSAPTNNKRPFNVPPFPGGPGSFNPFAGFNQRPVLPPPNTPPRPHSNPPTTNLDVLYNPSANIANNPAHPIVPNNKPYFVPKKPKNQTLQVTPLRPVGKETSAESPSNSLEEKNGFEEERDNKQKTEKDIEVSTNENELLATDQHFKQPELASTVVSIISVCAVFFTVGVIALIFRKKLYFKKKKHKSDEIRKDPNGITLREEGSINMHEWRGPRAFSNRYEPWRGEGASAPSEINSGEDGLKKHDSWEFPRHRLKFFNILGEGAFGQVWKCEAMDLEGKDAGPTIVAVKTLKENANEKEKSDLVSELGVMKMLEPHPNVVKLLGCCTEKAPIFLIMEYITNGKLQSYLRNSRAERYYNNMHGKSKTLTSRDLTSFCHQVAKGMEFLSANGIIHRDLAARNILITEDHNCKVADFGFARDVISSHVYERKSEGRLPIRWMAPESLYDNIFSVKSDVWSFGVLIWEIVTLGSTPYPGLSAAEVMRKVRDGYRLDKPEHCRREIYNIMFYCWDKDPSQRPTFTELVTLLEKLIMTETDYIELERFPDHSYYNMMGLSGEKL